AGGCACAACGTTTAGCAGATGCGGTGTCAACGTCTGCAACATCACTCTAGTTCATTGGGTACATCATGAAATATAATTTGATAATGCATCTATATGATATCGTAAATTTTAATACATTTTTTCCTATAAAAATGTATCAAAGGTACGATGCAATTGGATTGCTCTACGGAATGGGCGCCACGGGTACATAATTACGTATCCAGAGCAACTATGCAGTGCAAGATACAGTGCCGATCACTCAAGAGCTGGTTCCGTGCCCTACTGCTCCGTGCTCTGTAGCGTTGGGGGTAGTCCGGGCTACCGGATCTATCCTATCCAGTACGTCCTGGCCCTGTTTTGGCATGTGTTGACTCCATGATTTCGCTGGTCCATCCATCTCCTACCTACTCCACTCCACTGCAGAAAAAACATCAGGAGCTGCACCTGCACGGATGTAATAAGGTAAAAAATCTGATTTTGAAATATCATTGCTTACCCTACTGCTCAACTCGGTGGTTATTTTGCACTGTGCTCTTTCTGGCTCTTGAGTGATTTGCCTTTTACTTTTTGGTCAACATGCGTTTGACTCTTTTGTAAGCAACTTGGGGTATGTAGAGGTAGAGGGTATCTTTTACTTAAACATCGCCTTTCCAAGCACCATTGAGTGGTTGTGGGTTAGCTTGTGAGTATCGTGCAGGAGGTGttaggagagagagaagaaactTGTAGTTTTGAAACACTTCGAAAGTCCAACGATGCCCTCTACCTCTACACACCCAAAAGTAGAAAAATGAAGCACCTAAAATGGAGACGGGAAATGCAATCGACGGCTGCACATACCGAACCAAGTTCCTGGTTCCCTCACGTTTCACATTGgggatggagccatggaggcatcATATCCCAGTGCACCGGTGCACACCTTCACTTGTGGAGCACAGCAACCCACGGCACACACCGCCACTCCGGCCAACGCACATGTTAGGCTGCTAGCATCAGCTCAATAATTAAAGCCCGCCCGCTGTTCACGACGACCCCAGCTGCCGGCTCCGCgatggccgtcgccgccggcgctctgCTGGTGCTggcagccgccgcggcggtgctctGCTCGTCGGCGACCGGCGATGACGTGTTCGGCGCCGCCCAGAGCACCGGCATCGGCCATGGCCGCCCGGTGGTCCCGGCGGTGTACGTGTTCGGCGACTCGCTGGTGGACGCCGGCAACAACGacttcctgccgccgccggcgcccagggCCGTGCCCCCGAACGGCGTCGACCTCCCGCGCACCGTCCTCCGGCGGACCGGGCGCTTCACCAACGGCTACAACCTCGCCGACATCACAGGTACGCTCCCGCTCCCCGCCCCTGCAGTGTCTCTTAGACTCCTCTGCTCCGGCGAGGTGGTGACCCTGTTCTGTTCTGTCCCCTGAAATTCTTTGGAAACTAGCTGAATGGTTCAAGCAAAACCTGCTGAACTGAAACTCGCTGGGAACTTTGCCATAGGTATTGAAACCAGCTTGTTTCCAAAATGGTAAATGAACAAGCTGGCTAATGGCAATTATTACTTGAAGAAACTCTATGTCGCCCCAAAAAAATAGTGATAGAAATCAACTTTTTTATTTTGCGAAGAAGAAATGAGCAGTGCAGTGCAGCAAGAATAACAGAGGGGCCGACGGGTTTAGTTATGCACAATGATTAGCAGCTGGGGTGTCAATATGTTTGGAGGTACCATTATTGTAGTACTACTAGAAACACATCAATTGGATTAGATAGCAATTGTTGTAGTGAGATTGCTATGTGTACACAAAGTGGGCATAAACTTGGAGTAAGGGCCTGCTTGGTTGCAGGCCACGGTCTGCAAAACTTGTGCGGCGACGCCACAAAACGGCGCAGAAAAAGAGCACCGCCGTTTAGGCGTGGAAGGCGCAAAAATGAACTGCATCTCGTGTGGCGCGCTGAAGCTTTGAAGCCAACCAAGCACTAGCCAGCATCTTGTGGCGACGACGTACACGAGGCTTGGCGAAATGTGGCTAAGTTTCATATTTTGTTGCTATGGTGAAAATTTTATACTCTGGCCCTGTCTAGGAATACTTTCCACGAAATAGGGTAACAATTTCTAAAAGCAGACCCTGTTACATGGCGCGTGACATTTGCTGCTGTGATTGAATAATGAATAGCACGCCGCCACGGAAAGCATTTGGCGCCATGGTAGCTATTCGCATAAGGAGCCTACAAGTACAACGATGAAGATCATACTGCTGTTGGTAGTATTAGGCCATGCGTTTGAACAACAAAGCCACATAGAAGAATCCATTTGCGAAAAGTGTTTTCAAAAGGGTGTAAAGATTTCTTAACAGTGAAATTTTAGTGTATGTACTAATGTTACATATAATCGCAGCACAGCACCTGGGATTCAAGATGAGCCCACCCGCTTACCTCTCACTGACACCGTTATTAAGCTTCGATCTCCTACGAGGCCGAGGTGGTGCCAACTATGCATCTGGTGGATCTGGCATCCTGGACATCACTGTAAGTCAATCAAATTAGCCCTAGTGCTGTACTTGACAAATTTCCCTCAGACATCTGCTTGATATTTTGAACAACGATACAGTCTCTAAAGGGGAATAGCTTTCCAATAAATCTACATATATTATTTTCAATTGTCCAATCTAAATACTTCGAACGGTATTGATAGTTTCTTTGCAAGGAAAATATTTTGTCAGTCAAAGATTTAAAAGTTTGATCTCAAAGACTTCACAAGAACATGAAGAATTCTTTTACTAGAGCCAGCACTGTCGGAATTTAAGTCAAGCCAAATATAAAGAGGGGCATGAACCTTTCTCATCCTTcccatgtactccctccatttcaagtCATTCCAACATTCTTGGAGAGTTAAAATATCTCAAATtcgaccaaatttatacaataaagatattcatgataccaaataagtaccattagtttcttcattaaatatattatatattttcatagtatatctattcggtgccataaatttttatgatcctctctataattttgatcaaacataaaatggtttgtctccaagaaagttggaatggctTATAATTTGAAAAAGAGGGAGTATTTCTCAAGAATTTACTTGGTCTTCCTTACCAAATTTGTCAAGCACAGTTTGATTCACATATATAGCCTGCCCTCTTCTGCGTCTGTCATCGAGTGCTTCTTCTACTAGGAGCCAATATCACATTTGCTAAGGATTATTTATGCGTTCTCACTTAAAATTGTATACAAGTGGTCACAGTAATGGTAGTTTTGGTCAGTAAGTTAGTTCATTATATCCTTTTTCCCCGCGGAAAATCAAAATTAATTTTATCAAATACAATTCTTAGTTGACccaatgataaaaaaaaagcaaaacttGCATCCGTACTGAGCACTACTGTTTCAAGTAAACATTCCTCTACTATGGACATGGATGCAGGGGAACGGATCGGTCATCCCCCTGAGCAAACAAGTCCAGATGTTCGCAGAGACCAAGGCAACGATCATTCGAACTGGCCTGGTGGATCGGGAGACGCTGGACGACCTGCTGACCCGGTCCCTGTTCCTCATCAGCACCGGCGGCAACGACTTCGACGCCTTCGACAACGGTGTGCCCCAGAGCCAGGCGCCAGAGTTCATCGCCGGCATGGTCGCCGTTTACCTCAAGCATATCAAGGTCTGCACGTGTGTTTGTATTCTCAAttggaaaaagtccaaattactcccttcaaATATAGCGAAAGTTCAGATATAACTCCCTAAACtatgttttggttcaatttaccctctaaactatgctatttggttcaacttgccccataatgcaatttgtcatttttatttctccatacaTGGGCAATGCAATTTGtcatttttatttctccatacacaagttgaattttaatttgaaactTTGCAGGATGGTAGTGAGCATCATAATCTATATCAGAAAGtattttataaatttttcatcattaggttctatataattttgtatctgaaggataaattttattattaaatatcatatcctatcaaaataatgataaaaaatcaTGATATATTTGTTTAACATGTCTTATGATGTCtgctatcatcttgcaaaatttgaacttaaaactctacttgtgcatggagaaaaaaaaagacaaattgtgtTAATGTCTAAATTGAACCAATTAGCATAGTTTCGGGAGTAAACTGAACCAAGAAATACTTTAGGGTAAACTGAACCAAGAAATACTTTAGGGGGTAAACTGAACCAAGAAATACTTTAGGGGGTTATCCAAACTTTGgttatacttgaggggagtaatttggactttttccttctCAATTTCTCATGCATCTTGCCAATGACTAATCATACTACTGCTAATAGCCTCTCAAGATCAACAAGTTCATGTGCAGGAGTTGTACGAGCTTGGAGCACGGAGGCTGGCCCTTCTCGACATGTTGCCCGTCGGGTGCTTGCCGAGCCAACGAGCCATCACGGCCAATGGCGAGTGCGACACCAATGGCAACTCCATGTCACAGATGTTCAATGCCCTCCTCCGGACCGAGATTGCGAAAGCCGTTGTGACCTCCATGCCAAGCTTGAAGTACTCCATCGCCAGCTTGTACAACACCTACACCGACATGATCGCCAACCCGGCGCTGGCCGGTAAGCACAAAGATTTTGCACAAAAGATATTAAAGTATCTAATGTATTTTCTTAAAAATGCAAATTAGGCCATTACATTTTGGTACaaagatttttttcaaaaaaagaaagtcTAATAAAAAAATCACATGTTTGTGCTAACTATTGGTTGGATTGATCATATGATCACCAGGATTTCATGAGGTGAAGAGAGGGTGTTGTGGCAGCGGCAAGTTCAACGGCGAGGTGCCATGCACGGTGATCTCCAACCTCTGTGCGAACCGCGACGAGTACCTTTTTTGGGACATGGTGCACGGGACACAGGCTGCTTACCGCTGGGCTGTCCTCGCCTTCTTCTACGGTCCGACGAGGGATGCTGAGCCTATCAACCTTGCACAGCTGATGCAAGAACCGTTGTCCATGGTGGAAGCTCCCTACTCCTCCACATAATGGTGTTATTTTTTGATAATGAAATAAACAAGAATATCATAGCCTATACCTTTGAGAATGCATGTAGCCAACAATTCTACAGAGAATCGGCAAATGCTAGACCAAACAAAATCTTAATTCGTCCATCTTTCCAAAAGGAATAAAGACAAGTTATAACTGAAGAGCTCTGTTAAAATGTGCCATAGTTCCT
This sequence is a window from Setaria italica strain Yugu1 chromosome III, Setaria_italica_v2.0, whole genome shotgun sequence. Protein-coding genes within it:
- the LOC106804096 gene encoding GDSL esterase/lipase At5g33370 isoform X3; protein product: MAVAAGALLVLAAAAAVLCSSATGDDVFGAAQSTGIGHGRPVVPAVYVFGDSLVDAGNNDFLPPPAPRAVPPNGVDLPRTVLRRTGRFTNGYNLADITAQHLGFKMSPPAYLSLTPLLSFDLLRGRGGANYASGGSGILDITGNGSVIPLSKQVQMFAETKATIIRTGLVDRETLDDLLTRSLFLISTGGNDFDAFDNGVPQSQAPEFIAGMVAVYLKHIKELYELGARRLALLDMLPVGCLPSQRAITANGECDTNGNSMSQMFNALLRTEIAKAVVTSMPSLKYSIASLYNTYTDMIANPALAGFHEVKRGCCGSGKFNGEVPCTVISNLCANRDEYLFWDMVHGTQAAYRWAVLAFFYGPTRDAEPINLAQLMQEPLSMVEAPYSST
- the LOC106804096 gene encoding GDSL esterase/lipase At4g28780 isoform X2 — translated: MAVAAGALLVLAAAAAVLCSSATGDDVFGAAQSTGIGHGRPVVPAVYVFGDSLVDAGNNDFLPPPAPRAVPPNGVDLPRTVLRRTGRFTNGYNLADITAPGIQDEPTRLPLTDTVIKLRSPTRPRWCQLCIWWIWHPGHHWERIGHPPEQTSPDVRRDQGNDHSNWPGGSGDAGRPADPVPVPHQHRRQRLRRLRQRCAPEPGARVHRRHGRRLPQAYQDQQVHVQELYELGARRLALLDMLPVGCLPSQRAITANGECDTNGNSMSQMFNALLRTEIAKAVVTSMPSLKYSIASLYNTYTDMIANPALAGFHEVKRGCCGSGKFNGEVPCTVISNLCANRDEYLFWDMVHGTQAAYRWAVLAFFYGPTRDAEPINLAQLMQEPLSMVEAPYSST
- the LOC106804096 gene encoding GDSL esterase/lipase At5g55050 isoform X1, with amino-acid sequence MAVAAGALLVLAAAAAVLCSSATGDDVFGAAQSTGIGHGRPVVPAVYVFGDSLVDAGNNDFLPPPAPRAVPPNGVDLPRTVLRRTGRFTNGYNLADITAPGIQDEPTRLPLTDTVIKLRSPTRPRWCQLCIWWIWHPGHHWERIGHPPEQTSPDVRRDQGNDHSNWPGGSGDAGRPADPVPVPHQHRRQRLRRLRQRCAPEPGARVHRRHGRRLPQAYQASQDQQVHVQELYELGARRLALLDMLPVGCLPSQRAITANGECDTNGNSMSQMFNALLRTEIAKAVVTSMPSLKYSIASLYNTYTDMIANPALAGFHEVKRGCCGSGKFNGEVPCTVISNLCANRDEYLFWDMVHGTQAAYRWAVLAFFYGPTRDAEPINLAQLMQEPLSMVEAPYSST